In candidate division KSB1 bacterium, the DNA window GCCGCTTTACTTTACTTTCATGGGTTCCTCTATTCCCTTCCACAATGGCACCTGCATGCGAAAATCTCGTTCCGGATTTTGCAGCAGCGCCACCGATAAAAGCGATCAGCGGCTTGGTAAATTCTCCATTTTCAATTAAGTCAGCGACTTGCTCTTCCTGCGAGGTGCCGATTTCACCAAACAGGACCACAGCCTCGGTTTCGGGATCGTCTTGAAATCTCTTCACGATTTCCGGGTGCGGCATGCCGACAATGACGTCCCCCCCGACGTGAACAATTGAGCTTAGCCCAACGCCGCTTTTACTTAAATAATAGCCAATAGATGAAGTGATCCCGCCACTTCGGGAAGTGACGCCGACGTTGCCTTTTTTAAACCACTGTTTCGCGGTTTGCGCCCGACCGCCCATCATTCCCAAGACACCTTTGTCAACGCTGAGCATACCCAGAGTATTTGGGCCTAAAAATTGTGCACCCGCTTCTTTAGCAGCGTGAGCGATTTCTAACACGTCATAAATAGGGACACGATCAGGGACCAGCACAAGCAGTTTAATTCCAGCAGCAATAGCTTCTAGCGCAGCATTTTTTACCAAAGGCGCCGGCACAAAAATTACCGACGTGTTGATCTCAGAAACATTCTCCCTGGCCTCCAGAACGGTGTCATAAACCGGAACGTCCAAAACAGTCTGGTTTCCTTTGCCGGGTGTACAACCGGCAACTACTTTTGTGCCGTATTCCATCATCAGCTTCGTGCGGGCCATGCCTTCGCGGCCGGTGATGCCTTGCACCAGGACGCGGGAATTTTCATCAACTAAAATAGACATCAAGCAACCTTTTTCCGATATTCTTCTAATCCGGCGATTGGCAAATCGATATAAGCGCCTTTATTGCCATGAAAGATACACTCGATTTCGCAGGCCAAACATTCGATGCATTTACCGGCCTTTGCCTCGTCTTTCGATATGGCCAGAACTGGCACATTATTCTCTAGTTTTAGGATTTCAGGAACACATTTTTCAATGCAAATTTTGCTTTCACAATCCACACATGCGGCGTGATCGTAAGTGATGCTTCCGGTGATCGTTTCAAAGGTGTAGGGCTTTTCGGCAATGGGCTTGGTAAATTGCTTTTCCGGTTTACCATTTCCTTTGTGACTGTCAACCAACTCTTTCAGCCTTTCGGCACAAGAAAACGCAGAGTCGTCTTTTTTAAACCCCTCAACTGGTGCCGGCAAATCTTTTGTATAATTTTCCAGAATATCGATGGCAAGATCCTCGGAGTTCCCGCCAAGCCGAATAACCGCCGGAATCGACAAGTTCTCTTCCCGAAAGGCTTTGACCAAACCTCTGGCCGAGTGATACTGCTCCTGACTGGCTACACCGGATCCCGAACCGAAGTAAGCATCGATATTCTTTTGCGACAAAATGATTTTAGCGGCGCGGTAAACTTTCGAAGCGGGTGGATTGCCGCTGGTATCAGTGAAATTGGCCAATTTAAATCCCTGTGCCACGACGGCGTCCATGGACATCATCGAGCCGCCGCCGCCGGCACCATGAAAGCCGATGTACCCTTCACCTTTTTGAAAGCCTTCTGCCATTTGAATGAAATAAAACGTGCCGCGGTAATCGTTTTTTTCAACATCGTAAGCAATTTTATCCAATTCAGAAGGCGGCCGGTTCAACTCTCTGGCGATATCGATATCGAGCTCCGGATGGCGGAAAACGGCATAGTCATCGACGGCAATCCGGCAATCCGCGGCCATGACCTGACCTTCTTCGGTCAAAACCAACGGATTAATTTCAGCGGAACGGGCTTCATATTTTTTAGCAACGTTCCACAACTTGACCAGCACATCTGCAAGCTGCATCTGCAGTCGGCCTGAAATTCCGGTTTTGCGAATTAAGTCGCGCGCCTGAAAATCTTTCAGACCGCTGATGACATCGATCTTTAGTTTACCAACTTTTTCAGGATGCTCTGCAGCGATTTCTTCAATGCCCGTTCCACCAATCGAGCTAAAAATCACCACCGGACATTTAGCGGCATCGTCGATGATAATTCCGGCATAAAATTCCTGCTTAATTTTGATCTGCTCTTCGACCAGAACCTGAGTCACTTCAAAGTCGTTCACCTTGAGTCCAAATATTTTTTCCGCAGCCACTTGCGCTTCATCCGGGTTTTCGGCGAATTGAATTCCGCCCAACCCGGCGCGCCCGGTTGCCCAGATCTGTGCTTTGATTACGACCGGAGAAGCGATTTCTTGAGCTGCTTTAAAAACCTCCTCAGGACTCGATGCTAAAATACCTTTTGGAATCGGTATTTTAAATTCGCGCAGGAGTTCTTTGCCTTTATGTTCGTGTAGTCTTGCCATAGCTTTCAGAAAACTTTACTAAGACACTCTCCTTCCTCATCGTACCAAATTCTTATTTTCTTTGCCATAATATCTCACCTCAGATAATCCACCTGGCTACTCGTTCTTCCTGCCACTGCGCGTGTTCGAAGCCCGGCGCGTTAAAATCGCGGCGAGCGGTTCATCGCCAGCCACGACCCTGATGTTAGGCGTCTTGATATATACAAGCATCTAGGATACCAAGCACTTCAACCAAGATGTTACTTGGTGCTTTTTCAATAAGTTTAATTTGACGACTCTTGTAGTCAATTGATTTCACTTGTTCAACCATCACATAACCTGTTAAAGATGATTCTCTCGGAATTGCAACATGAAAGGGAATATTACGATTTGTGTTAGTGATGGGACATACAATAGTAAGACCTGTAGCCCCGTTAAATAGTTTGTTGCTGACAACTAATGCTGGACGTCGGCCTTTTTGTTCATGTCCGGATTGCGGATCAAATGTCACGATTACAAAATCTCCTTTTTCCGGGATATACCGAGGCATCTACCAAATCTCCCGTCCCATAGGAGCACCCCAATTTTCCTCTTTTGGTTTATAATCCTTTGGCATCTTACTGACCAAATCTCTTATATTATATCTTCCACGTATTTTATTCGTGGATTCTACAATAATTTTTCCTTCTTGAACCGTGATATCAACTTCTTCTCCAACATTAATATGAGAATTTTCAAGAAGGTTTTTGGGAATTCTTATTCCCTGACTGTTTCCCCATTTTTGAACTTTGGATAACATAATTATCTCTCTTTGCTTAGAATTAATCGGTATATACAAGTATATACATCAACATTTAAAATTGCAAGCTCATTTTCATGTATTTTTGGTGATAGTACTCTACCTGCAGAAGCGAGGCCATTTAAAGGATATACAGAAAGCGGCTTGCATAATCCTAATCTGCCTAACCATTTTATTATTCTTCCCCAAGAGCTTCCAAATCTGACATATCCTTTTTTCTTCCTGTCGCCCGTTTGTTTAAAATGAACTCGTCACGTCCGATGTATTGTCGATAGACGACACCCATGCCGCCTTCGCCGAGCTTTTCGAGGATTTTGTAGTGTGAGATTGTCTTACCAATCACAATATTTTCACCATCTATTCGGTATTGTCAATTCTAATATTGAACCAGCCCGCGGTATAACGTCGCCAATCAGCCTCGCAGCTTTTTTGCGTCGGCTGAATTGGCATCGTTAGGTTACCCACAAAGAAACCTTCATATGGATGATTTGGCCTGCGTCCTGAATCTTACTTGGCGGTAACCTCCTTCTGTGGCATGCTTGCAAGCACTGAGGCTACGTTTATAGTCCAGAGATCGGTATTCCCTTCATTGAGGCTGTAGACGATTGAATTTGCATCAGGGGACCACCAGATCGCCGACTCATCACCGGCACTCGTGGTCATCCGAGTGGCCTCTCCGCCTCCGGCTGGCATAACATAAACTTCGTAGTTGCCCTCTTTGTTTGAGAGAAACGCAATTTTGTTGCCATCTGGTGACCATCTCGCCCCAACTTCCCAAGTCGGATCATCGGTTAATCGAGTGGCCTGGCCCCCAGCAATCTCCATCACATAGAGATCAAAACTTTTGCCATCATGACCGTTAAATGCAACGGACATGCCATCTGGCGCGTACACAGCACCCGCTTCATAATTCATTTTCGTTAACTGCTTTGGGGCTCCTCCATCAGCAGGAACCATCCAAAGGTGCGCCTGCCCATCCGCCGTGCTCGAAGAAGCGTAAATGATAGCAGTTCCGTCGGCACTAAAGTTTGGACCAAAACAAGCTCCCTGTGTAGTCAATCTTTTTGCTGTTCCACCCGCGGCTGAGATGGTCCAGATGTCCCCTGTACTATTTTCGCGATCCGAAACAAAAGCGATAGTCTGACCATCCGGCGACCACTCCAAACCGAAATCATTGGCTTTGTCGTGGGTAAGCTGCCTTTCATCGCCACCGGAAACTGGAATCACCCAGATGTCGTTATCACCCCTGCGGTCAGAAACATAGGCGATTAATTTGCCGTCCGGAGAGCAGCGTGGGGAAAAATCATCGCCTTGATCTGATGTAAGTCGTACTACTTCACCACCGCCAGCAGGAACGAGGAAGATATCGCTGTTCCCATTTCTGTCGGATGTAAAGGTTATTTGGTTGCCGTCAGGTAAGAACTCAGGGGCGAATTCGTTCCTATCTCCAGTCGTGATCTGCTTGCTTGGGCCACCTTGCGCTGGAACGGTCCAAATATGAGTCTTATTCTCATTATAAGAGAAGGCAATAGCTTGCCCATCTGGAGACCATGTCACCGAACCCTCGGTGCCCTGGTCATCTGTCAACTGAACGGCCGCACCTCCAGTTGCCGGGACCGCCCACATGTCTGTCTTGCCCCCCCGATCAGAGAGAAACGCAATCCGCCTGCCGTCTGGTGACCATTGCGGTGAAAAATCATCGCCTTGATCTGTTGTTAACTGTTTGGGCTCACCACCAGTGGCAGAGACGACCCAAATATCGTTGTTGCCAGTCCGATCTGACTGGAAAGCAATCTGTGATCCGTCAGGTGACCACCGAGCATTACCATCATCCCCTTCGTCTGACGTGATTTGGGTTGATTCACCTATTGAAGTTGGAATTGTCCAGATGCTTTGTTTCCCACCTCGACTGGATTGAAAAGCGATCTTTTGTCCATCAGGCGACCATCGCGGTGAAAAATCGTCCGCTTTATTCGTAGTGATCTGAGTTTCTTCACCTCCATCTGCTGCCATGATCCAGATGTTAAAATCGCCACCCTTATTACTGTGAAAGGCGATTTTGCTGCCATCAGGCGACCAGGTTGGATCCATTTCCAGTCCCGGATCGGTCGTAAGCCGAGTGGGTTCTCCTCCGGTGGATGAAACCACCCAAATATCTGGCGGCGCCTCTTTATCTGAGGCATAGACTATTTTGCCGCCGTCTGGAGACCACCTAACCCAAGCCAGCCAATTTTGCTCCGGAGTCAGCTGCGTGGCCTGAGCGCCATCCGAAGTTACTTTCCAGATCGCCTGGGACCCTGACCGGTCGGAGATAAAAGCAACTTGGCTCCCGTCAGGTGAATAGCGCACTGTTCCGTCATTGCTCGGGCCACTTGTAATTTGTGCACGCTTCGAAGATTCCTGTTTGCATCCGATACTAAGGAGCAGAAAACATCCTACGAGTAGAACAAAAACTTTGGTTGACATGAGATTATCCTCCTCTAGTTAATTGTTTGTTTTAATTGTTTTATAGAATCAAAATTGGGAATTCTAATCGAATTAATCAGTGGCATCTTCCTCGGAAAGCGCATGACTGGTGGCGGCCGAAGACATATTAGAGCCCGATTATTTCTCCCAACATTAGTTGCCACCCAATATAATCCTAGTGATTAAAAAGTACGATCGAACCCTGGTCGACAATCAGGGCAAATGCAAGATGGTCGCACTCACCGCGGCTACCAGAAAATTACTCTGTATTATGAACACCATGCTAAAAAATAATCAACATTGGCCGCCTAAATGAACAGAAACAGCTTGACTTTCAAGACAGTCGCTACTTTGACTCACTATAAAACGCCTGGAAAGCCCGATATAGTTGCCAGAGATCGATTTTGGAAGAAAGTGAATACGTAGAATGCATGGATAAAAGCGGAATGCCGCAATCCAATACTTCCATGCCATCGCGCGAAAGAAAATGTCCGATGGTACCACCGCCGCCAACGTCTACTTTATAAGTATGCGTCTGATACGGAATTTTCTCCTTCTCAAGAATCTGGCGAAATCGAGCCGTGAATTCACTATTTGGGCTATTGCCACGCCCATATAATTTAATGACAACACCGTGACTCAGTTTGGCGGCGTTAGAATGCTCTTGCACGCCCGGAAACAGCGGGTTAACACCTGTCGTTACGTCCGCTGATAACACCTGAGTTTTTTGTAGCACCTTCCTGAGGTGAAATTCTGAAGATTGCCCAGGGCTTTCCAGATATAACAAACGACCCAGCAGTCCGCGCAAATAATCCGAGTTCGCGCCGGTATTATTGTTGGACCCACTCTCTTCATTGTCCACTAGAAAGGCTATTGTGGTATAGGGCGGATTCTTTACTGCAATGCTGGCACGCGCGGCAATATAGCTGCACAGGCGATCATCCTGGCCATAGGCTGCAACTAATCCCTTGTCAAAGCCAACATCTGCGGGCCGGGTGGCAGGAACGAGAGCTAGCTCCGCAGATATGAAATCTGCACGGCCTATATTATAAGTCTTCTCAAGATAGGCCATGATTTGTTTGTCCACATTACCCTCTTCGTCAGGAATTGAACCCACTAGCGGGTCCAATTCTTCACCGCTAATAACGTCCCTGCTGGTACGTTTGCGATAGGCTCGATCAACGTGTGGTGCTAAGTCAGGAATGACGAAAACAGGCTCGCCAGGCTGGTTACCGATATTTATCCATACCGTACTTCCATCCGTTTTATCAATGCGTCCCATTAATGCCAATGGCACGTTGACCCACTGGTATTTCTTGATACCGCCGTGATATAACGTCTGGAATTGTGCGAATCCATTGCTTTCGTATAGCGGCCGCCCTTTCAACTCAAGCCGTGGCGAGTCAATATGGCTGCCGATAAGCCGCACCCCCTGTCTTAGCTTGCTCTTTCCCACAACGATAAGGCTAATCGTGCGATCGCGGTTGACGTCGTAGTATTTCGCGCCGGGTCGCCAGGATGAGTTTTCTGTCAATCGTTTAAAGCCGCTCTTTTCAGCAAGAGCGACGACCTCCCTTACGGTCGCAAGCTCAGTTTTTGCGGTCGCCATAAATTCCTTGTACTCCTCCGCAAACTGAAACACCGCTTGGCGGTTATTCTCGTTTATTTTTGACCACGAAGATTTCGTGCTGAGCTGCGCAAGTAGAATAGTCGGGAAGAGAAGAAAGGCAAATAGGCGGAATAAAAACGTCATAATCATCACCTGGAATTTTGTTTTAAATGTAGTTATTTAGAATGCTAAATAAGTCTCATGAGCCCATTATACATCTGACGCCACAATCAGCCGCGCATTTTTTGCGTCGGTCTGGATTTTTTTTGTTAGGCACTTATTTGCTTATTAGAACCTTCATTTAGGCACGGGCTGAAGCCACGTGCCACACAAGCCTTCTTTTTTGTTCATGTCAAGGGCACCCGCACGCCCCCATGCCGCCCTCGCCGAGCTTTTCGATGATTTTGTTTACCCCGTTGGATAATACATTTGAATGAATTCGAATATTAGCTATTTTAGCTTTTTGGAAATGGAAACCCAAAAGCCTGACTCTTTTATCCCACGGGGTGTAATGGAGTATGGTTTTGCCGATCATGATTTAGTTTTATATAACTTAATCAACCCATGCGACCCAAGTTCACCAAAACCCTTTTCCTTGGCTTGAGTAAACAATTCGTAAGCCAGCTTCGTCCCTTTGAATTCGTCTCCTAACTGCCTGGCGGTTTCGTAAGCGATTCTCAAATCCTTTTGCTGCATTCCGAGTTTAAAACCGGGTTCGAGATCACCCTTTAAGACGCGCGGGCCGTAATTATCCAACGCCCAGGAACCCGCTGCCCCACTTGAAACCACTTTGTGCATGATATCCAGATCAAGCCCAACTTTCTCTGCAAGTACAAAAGCTTCTGAAAGCGCCACTGCGTGCAGCCCGCAAAAAATCTGGTTAATCATCTTGGTTCGCTGACCGTCCCCGTGGCCGCCGCAAAGGATAATGTTTTTCCCCATGGCTTGAAAAACGGCAAGCACTTTTTCAAAAACTTCCTTTTTACCTCCAACCATTATTGTCAGAGTTCCATTTCGGGCCCCGGTATCACCGCCCGAAACCGGCGCATCGAGCATTTCGCAACCTGATTTTTCCAACCGGGCCGCGAATTTTTCCGTTGCTGCCGGACTGATGGTACTCATGTCAATGATTATTTTACCAGCGCTTAATCCGGCAATTAAACCCGTGTCGCCAAAAATCACTTCTTCGACATCCGGGGTGTCGT includes these proteins:
- a CDS encoding aminopeptidase 1 codes for the protein MTFLFRLFAFLLFPTILLAQLSTKSSWSKINENNRQAVFQFAEEYKEFMATAKTELATVREVVALAEKSGFKRLTENSSWRPGAKYYDVNRDRTISLIVVGKSKLRQGVRLIGSHIDSPRLELKGRPLYESNGFAQFQTLYHGGIKKYQWVNVPLALMGRIDKTDGSTVWINIGNQPGEPVFVIPDLAPHVDRAYRKRTSRDVISGEELDPLVGSIPDEEGNVDKQIMAYLEKTYNIGRADFISAELALVPATRPADVGFDKGLVAAYGQDDRLCSYIAARASIAVKNPPYTTIAFLVDNEESGSNNNTGANSDYLRGLLGRLLYLESPGQSSEFHLRKVLQKTQVLSADVTTGVNPLFPGVQEHSNAAKLSHGVVIKLYGRGNSPNSEFTARFRQILEKEKIPYQTHTYKVDVGGGGTIGHFLSRDGMEVLDCGIPLLSMHSTYSLSSKIDLWQLYRAFQAFYSESK
- a CDS encoding NAD(P)-dependent oxidoreductase, translating into MKIGFVGLGIMGKSMSLNLLKAGFQVTVWNRTTEKTVPVKNAGASVADSLKSLAEQVDVIIAIVNDTPDVEEVIFGDTGLIAGLSAGKIIIDMSTISPAATEKFAARLEKSGCEMLDAPVSGGDTGARNGTLTIMVGGKKEVFEKVLAVFQAMGKNIILCGGHGDGQRTKMINQIFCGLHAVALSEAFVLAEKVGLDLDIMHKVVSSGAAGSWALDNYGPRVLKGDLEPGFKLGMQQKDLRIAYETARQLGDEFKGTKLAYELFTQAKEKGFGELGSHGLIKLYKTKS
- a CDS encoding PD40 domain-containing protein produces the protein MSTKVFVLLVGCFLLLSIGCKQESSKRAQITSGPSNDGTVRYSPDGSQVAFISDRSGSQAIWKVTSDGAQATQLTPEQNWLAWVRWSPDGGKIVYASDKEAPPDIWVVSSTGGEPTRLTTDPGLEMDPTWSPDGSKIAFHSNKGGDFNIWIMAADGGEETQITTNKADDFSPRWSPDGQKIAFQSSRGGKQSIWTIPTSIGESTQITSDEGDDGNARWSPDGSQIAFQSDRTGNNDIWVVSATGGEPKQLTTDQGDDFSPQWSPDGRRIAFLSDRGGKTDMWAVPATGGAAVQLTDDQGTEGSVTWSPDGQAIAFSYNENKTHIWTVPAQGGPSKQITTGDRNEFAPEFLPDGNQITFTSDRNGNSDIFLVPAGGGEVVRLTSDQGDDFSPRCSPDGKLIAYVSDRRGDNDIWVIPVSGGDERQLTHDKANDFGLEWSPDGQTIAFVSDRENSTGDIWTISAAGGTAKRLTTQGACFGPNFSADGTAIIYASSSTADGQAHLWMVPADGGAPKQLTKMNYEAGAVYAPDGMSVAFNGHDGKSFDLYVMEIAGGQATRLTDDPTWEVGARWSPDGNKIAFLSNKEGNYEVYVMPAGGGEATRMTTSAGDESAIWWSPDANSIVYSLNEGNTDLWTINVASVLASMPQKEVTAK
- a CDS encoding CoA-binding protein, yielding MSILVDENSRVLVQGITGREGMARTKLMMEYGTKVVAGCTPGKGNQTVLDVPVYDTVLEARENVSEINTSVIFVPAPLVKNAALEAIAAGIKLLVLVPDRVPIYDVLEIAHAAKEAGAQFLGPNTLGMLSVDKGVLGMMGGRAQTAKQWFKKGNVGVTSRSGGITSSIGYYLSKSGVGLSSIVHVGGDVIVGMPHPEIVKRFQDDPETEAVVLFGEIGTSQEEQVADLIENGEFTKPLIAFIGGAAAKSGTRFSHAGAIVEGNRGTHESKVKRLKDVGAHMVENFDDIPKVTKEVLQTLN
- a CDS encoding AbrB/MazE/SpoVT family DNA-binding domain-containing protein; translated protein: MLSKVQKWGNSQGIRIPKNLLENSHINVGEEVDITVQEGKIIVESTNKIRGRYNIRDLVSKMPKDYKPKEENWGAPMGREIW
- a CDS encoding type II toxin-antitoxin system PemK/MazF family toxin, yielding MPRYIPEKGDFVIVTFDPQSGHEQKGRRPALVVSNKLFNGATGLTIVCPITNTNRNIPFHVAIPRESSLTGYVMVEQVKSIDYKSRQIKLIEKAPSNILVEVLGILDACIYQDA
- a CDS encoding acetate--CoA ligase family protein; translated protein: MARLHEHKGKELLREFKIPIPKGILASSPEEVFKAAQEIASPVVIKAQIWATGRAGLGGIQFAENPDEAQVAAEKIFGLKVNDFEVTQVLVEEQIKIKQEFYAGIIIDDAAKCPVVIFSSIGGTGIEEIAAEHPEKVGKLKIDVISGLKDFQARDLIRKTGISGRLQMQLADVLVKLWNVAKKYEARSAEINPLVLTEEGQVMAADCRIAVDDYAVFRHPELDIDIARELNRPPSELDKIAYDVEKNDYRGTFYFIQMAEGFQKGEGYIGFHGAGGGGSMMSMDAVVAQGFKLANFTDTSGNPPASKVYRAAKIILSQKNIDAYFGSGSGVASQEQYHSARGLVKAFREENLSIPAVIRLGGNSEDLAIDILENYTKDLPAPVEGFKKDDSAFSCAERLKELVDSHKGNGKPEKQFTKPIAEKPYTFETITGSITYDHAACVDCESKICIEKCVPEILKLENNVPVLAISKDEAKAGKCIECLACEIECIFHGNKGAYIDLPIAGLEEYRKKVA